The proteins below come from a single Bryobacter aggregatus MPL3 genomic window:
- the rpmA gene encoding 50S ribosomal protein L27 — protein MASKKGAGSTRNGRDSNSQRLGVKKFGGEVVTGGSIILRQRGTRVKAGENVGVGKDHTLYARIPGVVEFRDRGRMGKFVSIKVLDTPNTAELSLN, from the coding sequence ATGGCGAGTAAAAAAGGCGCTGGCAGTACTAGAAACGGGCGCGATTCAAATTCACAACGGCTTGGCGTCAAGAAGTTTGGCGGCGAAGTAGTCACCGGCGGATCGATCATCCTCCGTCAGCGCGGCACCCGCGTCAAGGCTGGCGAAAATGTCGGTGTTGGCAAAGACCACACCCTCTACGCCCGCATCCCTGGCGTTGTTGAATTCCGCGACCGTGGCCGGATGGGCAAGTTTGTCAGCATCAAGGTGCTCGACACTCCCAACACCGCGGAACTCAGCTTAAACTAG
- the obgE gene encoding GTPase ObgE: MLHSSKFIDEAKVYVKGGDGGNGCSAFRREKFVPRGGPSGGDGGRGGDVIFEASRHYNTLFHLRMNPEHTADRGRHGEGSQKTGRNGDSRIVKVPIGTVVYDWYTAEQIHDFTEDGEQFVVARGGRGGRGNQHFATPTHQAPTEQEDGIPGQQFTLRLEMKLLADVGLVGFPNAGKSTLISRLSAAKPEIAAYPFTTKEPVLGVVSMDEYGTQTFIMADIPGLIEGASEGHGLGITFLRHVERTRVLLHLIDLSDFNENRPVDAYNVIQNELGSFSEKLLTKPQIVVATKVDSLQDPTRLEELEAFCKEREIPLHVISAITGKGLKELKGATWKMVSEAVVEPEPEDTEKLTRRQKDAADRLLNL, translated from the coding sequence ATGCTCCACTCCTCAAAATTCATCGACGAAGCCAAGGTATACGTCAAAGGCGGCGACGGCGGCAATGGCTGCTCGGCCTTCCGGCGTGAGAAGTTCGTCCCTCGTGGCGGCCCCTCCGGCGGCGATGGTGGCCGCGGCGGCGATGTGATCTTCGAGGCCAGCCGGCATTACAACACCCTCTTCCACCTCCGCATGAATCCGGAACACACTGCCGACCGTGGCCGTCACGGCGAAGGTTCGCAGAAGACCGGCCGCAACGGCGATTCCCGCATCGTCAAAGTCCCCATCGGCACCGTCGTTTACGACTGGTATACCGCCGAGCAGATCCACGACTTCACTGAGGACGGCGAACAGTTCGTTGTCGCACGTGGCGGCCGTGGCGGCCGTGGGAATCAGCACTTTGCTACCCCCACCCACCAGGCACCCACCGAACAGGAAGACGGCATCCCCGGCCAGCAGTTCACGCTGCGCCTCGAGATGAAATTGCTCGCTGACGTCGGCCTGGTCGGCTTCCCCAATGCCGGAAAGAGCACTCTCATTTCGCGTCTCTCGGCCGCCAAGCCCGAAATCGCAGCCTACCCCTTCACCACCAAAGAACCGGTGCTCGGCGTCGTCAGCATGGATGAATACGGCACCCAGACCTTCATCATGGCCGACATTCCCGGTCTGATCGAAGGCGCCAGTGAAGGCCACGGACTCGGCATCACCTTCCTCCGCCACGTCGAACGCACCCGCGTGCTGCTCCATCTGATCGATCTGTCCGACTTCAACGAGAACCGTCCAGTCGACGCCTACAACGTCATCCAGAACGAACTCGGCAGCTTCAGCGAAAAACTACTCACCAAGCCGCAGATTGTCGTCGCCACCAAAGTCGATTCCCTCCAGGACCCGACACGCCTTGAAGAGCTCGAAGCCTTCTGCAAGGAGCGCGAGATCCCGCTGCACGTCATTTCCGCAATCACCGGCAAGGGATTGAAGGAACTGAAGGGCGCCACCTGGAAAATGGTCTCGGAAGCCGTTGTCGAACCGGAACCGGAAGACACCGAGAAGTTGACCCGCCGTCAAAAAGACGCCGCTGATCGCCTGCTGAATCTTTAA
- a CDS encoding peptidoglycan-binding domain-containing protein produces MVITRPVVTVLAVCLAGSFGLHAKPVAPKAKQTAAKARTTTKYSASRPAAKGNASAKRVVTPRLAPPMTPGADRIREVQQALLDRGYLRIEPNGIWNAESIDALKRFEADQNVKVDGKLDSKMLIALGLGPKYDSDLSLPVPGVGGTVVAGDHGQSDQQRD; encoded by the coding sequence ATGGTGATTACGCGTCCAGTAGTAACCGTACTCGCAGTGTGTCTTGCAGGGTCGTTCGGTTTGCATGCCAAGCCGGTTGCACCCAAAGCAAAACAGACCGCGGCCAAGGCCAGAACCACGACGAAGTACTCGGCAAGCAGACCTGCAGCCAAAGGGAATGCTTCTGCCAAGCGGGTTGTTACTCCGCGCCTCGCCCCTCCGATGACTCCTGGAGCCGACCGCATCCGGGAAGTACAACAGGCACTCCTTGATCGCGGGTATCTCCGGATCGAACCCAATGGCATCTGGAATGCCGAATCCATCGACGCACTCAAGCGCTTTGAGGCAGACCAGAATGTGAAGGTGGACGGGAAGCTGGATTCTAAAATGCTCATCGCACTCGGGCTTGGCCCGAAGTACGACAGTGACTTAAGCCTTCCGGTTCCTGGAGTTGGTGGCACGGTGGTCGCTGGCGACCACGGGCAGAGCGACCAGCAGCGCGACTAG
- a CDS encoding M14 family metallopeptidase, with the protein MKPFLLLFTSILSAADLLTAPNASVWVTPAMKAARNLSESTARSPKDLLTVAEKTKWEETGSYQEAVDLYRKLAAASPYARLVDIGETPAGRRMYIFVASKDKAFDAPTARKTGKPVIFFQNGIHAGENGGKDAAIMLLRDILVTKKYENLLDSAIILSMPVYNVDGHENSSPYHRFNEQGPREMGFRATAQRLNLNRDYMKADAPETQNWLKTFNKWQPDLFIDNHVTDGQDLQYDSTVAIEDTIQVHPAVARWVSEKWTPQLWAGMEAEGHVFGWYVGGPVRSGAPFLTMPFTPRFSTGYTAARNRATLLVETHSLKPFSVRAWGHYDIMLETLKVVGRHGAELRAAVEQADRDILKPGSKLPLEFAPAKSGVPYQARLLETETYTGAALGGPVLRYLAKPRDLNVTLIRTAVPKTEVVVPRGYYIPKEWSSIADVLKLHGIRSQVVTQPVTANFEVIRFEKVSFAALPFESRFQPNFEAKTVVEKRTVPPGSIFVPTNQPLAKLLLNLLEPTAPDSLLKWGSFNTIFEQKEHGADYIMEPLAAKLFAANPKLKSDFDAALAADPTLAGNPRARLMWLYQRSPFYETDKDVYPILRVVE; encoded by the coding sequence ATGAAACCCTTCCTCCTTCTCTTTACCTCGATTCTTTCCGCGGCCGACCTCCTCACGGCTCCTAACGCAAGCGTCTGGGTTACGCCGGCGATGAAGGCGGCCCGCAACCTCTCCGAATCGACTGCCCGTTCCCCCAAGGATCTCCTCACCGTCGCGGAGAAAACAAAGTGGGAAGAGACGGGCAGTTATCAGGAAGCAGTCGATCTATATCGGAAGCTAGCCGCGGCCTCGCCTTATGCCCGGCTCGTCGATATCGGAGAAACGCCTGCCGGACGCCGCATGTACATCTTTGTCGCCTCCAAGGACAAAGCCTTCGACGCACCAACGGCGCGCAAAACCGGCAAGCCGGTCATCTTCTTTCAGAACGGCATCCACGCCGGAGAGAACGGGGGCAAGGACGCTGCCATCATGTTGTTGCGCGACATTCTGGTCACGAAAAAATATGAGAATTTGCTCGACTCAGCCATCATTTTGTCGATGCCGGTCTATAACGTGGACGGGCACGAGAACAGCTCGCCTTATCACCGTTTTAATGAGCAGGGGCCGCGTGAGATGGGGTTCCGCGCGACGGCCCAGCGCCTGAATCTGAATCGCGATTACATGAAGGCCGATGCTCCTGAGACGCAGAACTGGCTCAAGACTTTCAATAAATGGCAGCCGGATCTGTTCATCGACAACCATGTCACCGACGGACAGGATTTGCAGTACGATTCGACCGTTGCGATAGAAGACACCATCCAGGTGCACCCGGCTGTCGCCCGCTGGGTCTCCGAGAAATGGACGCCGCAGCTGTGGGCCGGGATGGAGGCGGAGGGACACGTTTTCGGTTGGTATGTCGGAGGGCCGGTACGCAGCGGCGCTCCCTTTCTCACCATGCCCTTCACGCCGCGCTTCTCTACGGGCTACACAGCGGCTCGGAATCGAGCGACGCTTCTGGTGGAAACGCACTCCCTAAAGCCTTTCTCGGTGCGGGCCTGGGGGCACTATGACATCATGCTCGAGACCTTGAAGGTGGTCGGCCGTCATGGCGCGGAACTGCGGGCCGCGGTCGAGCAGGCCGATCGGGACATCCTGAAGCCGGGTTCGAAGCTGCCTTTGGAGTTTGCGCCTGCAAAGTCTGGTGTTCCCTATCAAGCGCGGCTGTTGGAGACGGAAACCTATACCGGCGCGGCGCTGGGCGGGCCCGTACTCCGCTATCTCGCCAAGCCCCGCGATCTCAATGTCACCCTGATCCGCACTGCCGTTCCCAAGACGGAGGTGGTGGTGCCGCGTGGCTATTACATCCCGAAGGAGTGGTCGAGTATCGCCGATGTTTTGAAGCTGCATGGCATCCGGTCGCAGGTGGTCACACAGCCGGTGACGGCGAATTTTGAAGTGATTCGATTTGAAAAAGTCAGCTTTGCGGCACTGCCTTTTGAATCCCGCTTCCAGCCGAACTTTGAGGCGAAGACCGTGGTGGAGAAGCGTACGGTCCCGCCCGGTTCGATCTTTGTCCCGACCAATCAGCCCTTGGCGAAGCTGCTCCTGAACCTGCTCGAGCCTACTGCTCCCGATTCGCTGCTGAAATGGGGAAGCTTCAACACCATCTTTGAGCAGAAGGAGCACGGTGCGGATTACATCATGGAGCCGCTGGCTGCGAAGCTCTTTGCCGCCAATCCCAAGCTGAAGTCGGATTTCGATGCTGCTCTCGCCGCTGATCCTACTCTGGCCGGGAACCCACGAGCGAGACTGATGTGGCTCTACCAGCGCAGTCCTTTCTATGAAACAGATAAGGACGTCTATCCGATTCTGCGCGTGGTGGAATAG
- a CDS encoding molybdopterin-dependent oxidoreductase: MPSSWRHSVCALDCPDCCSLLVQVEDATGQASRLKGDPDHPVTRGFLCAKVARYLDREYNPDRLLYPMKRTGPKGSGQFTRISWEEAITTIATRLTAIADEFGAQAILPYSYAGTMGLLNGSSMDRRFFHRLGASRLDRTICASAGTAALNAAMNTRLGTEPEQFAHSKLIIAWGANILSTNVHLWPFIVEARRNGARLVVIDPIRTKTASLADQHIPIHPGSDLALALAMAHVIFRDGLEDQNYTQHIHDLAEYREVAAGMSPERAAALTGVAAETIEVLARELATTQPAVIRVNYGVQRSDRGGRAVQAIASLVAITGQFQHIGGGITLSTSGAFAVNRQALEAPELEPGPTRLVNMSALGDALTALGGPPVKALINYNSNPAAIAPDQRKVLQGLHREDLFTVVLEQFLTDTALRADIVLPATTFLEHTDLYFSYGHYYLQLARPALAAPGECKSNVEVFRLLAKAMGFRDACFDDREDDLIRQALHSDSPYLTGITLEQLERERFVRLNLGAPSGEFLPFAAGQFPTAHGQFVTGGKELAYVPPIESRHGEGKSAGYPLELISWKSPEAMNSTFGNRPDLDQFTSRVILHPIDAAQRNIVDNAPIRLFNDRGAVEAIAQLDAQQVQPGVVCAPGIRWPSKSKQGLGINVLTSQRLTDIGNGATFYSCLIEVEAC; this comes from the coding sequence ATGCCGTCCTCTTGGCGCCATTCGGTTTGCGCGCTCGACTGTCCCGATTGTTGTTCCCTGTTGGTACAGGTGGAGGATGCCACTGGTCAGGCCAGCAGGCTGAAGGGGGATCCCGATCACCCCGTGACGCGTGGCTTCCTTTGCGCAAAAGTTGCGCGTTACCTTGATCGCGAGTACAACCCCGATCGTCTGCTCTATCCGATGAAGCGGACGGGCCCGAAGGGCAGCGGGCAGTTTACGCGCATCAGTTGGGAGGAGGCGATCACAACCATTGCCACCCGGCTGACGGCGATTGCCGACGAGTTTGGCGCGCAGGCGATTCTTCCCTATTCTTATGCCGGCACGATGGGGCTTCTGAACGGTTCCTCGATGGACCGGCGCTTCTTCCACCGCCTGGGCGCGTCCCGTCTTGATCGCACCATTTGCGCTTCCGCCGGAACTGCTGCTTTGAATGCGGCCATGAATACCCGCCTGGGCACGGAGCCGGAACAGTTTGCCCACTCTAAGCTCATCATTGCCTGGGGCGCGAATATCCTCAGCACCAATGTGCATCTCTGGCCCTTCATCGTCGAGGCGCGGCGCAACGGCGCTCGCTTGGTGGTGATCGATCCCATCCGCACCAAGACGGCCAGCCTTGCCGATCAGCACATTCCGATCCACCCGGGCTCCGATCTGGCTTTAGCTCTGGCGATGGCGCATGTCATCTTTCGCGATGGCCTTGAAGACCAGAACTATACACAACACATCCATGACCTGGCGGAGTACCGCGAGGTAGCTGCGGGCATGTCTCCGGAACGCGCTGCGGCACTGACCGGTGTTGCGGCAGAAACGATCGAGGTACTGGCTCGCGAACTGGCAACCACGCAGCCTGCCGTGATTCGCGTCAACTATGGCGTGCAGCGTTCCGACCGTGGTGGCCGCGCGGTGCAGGCGATTGCCTCGCTGGTCGCGATCACTGGGCAGTTCCAGCATATTGGCGGGGGAATCACCCTCTCCACCTCGGGTGCTTTTGCCGTGAATCGCCAGGCACTCGAAGCTCCCGAGCTTGAGCCTGGCCCCACCCGTCTGGTCAACATGAGTGCGCTCGGGGATGCTCTCACTGCGCTAGGCGGCCCTCCGGTCAAGGCTCTGATCAATTACAACTCCAACCCGGCGGCGATCGCGCCAGATCAGCGCAAGGTGTTGCAGGGCTTGCACCGCGAAGACCTGTTTACCGTGGTTCTGGAACAGTTTCTGACCGATACGGCCTTGCGCGCCGACATCGTTCTTCCAGCTACTACTTTTCTCGAGCACACCGATCTCTATTTCTCTTACGGTCACTACTACTTGCAATTGGCGCGGCCCGCGCTTGCGGCGCCGGGCGAGTGCAAGTCGAATGTCGAGGTCTTCCGTCTCTTGGCCAAGGCAATGGGCTTTCGCGATGCCTGCTTCGACGATCGTGAGGACGATCTCATCCGCCAGGCGCTGCACTCAGATTCGCCATATCTGACAGGCATTACGCTCGAGCAACTCGAGCGCGAGCGTTTTGTCCGTTTGAACCTGGGCGCGCCGTCTGGAGAATTCCTTCCCTTCGCTGCGGGCCAGTTTCCGACGGCGCATGGCCAGTTCGTTACCGGGGGTAAGGAACTCGCCTATGTCCCGCCGATTGAGTCGCGGCATGGAGAAGGGAAGTCCGCGGGCTACCCGCTGGAGCTCATTTCCTGGAAGAGCCCCGAGGCGATGAACTCCACTTTCGGCAACCGGCCTGATCTTGATCAGTTCACCTCGCGAGTGATCCTGCATCCAATCGATGCGGCCCAGCGGAACATCGTTGACAACGCGCCCATCCGGCTCTTCAATGATCGAGGCGCGGTGGAGGCGATTGCCCAGCTTGATGCGCAGCAGGTACAGCCTGGGGTGGTTTGCGCGCCCGGCATCCGCTGGCCCTCAAAGTCGAAGCAGGGTTTGGGTATCAATGTCCTCACCTCCCAGCGCTTGACGGATATTGGCAATGGAGCCACCTTCTATTCCTGTCTCATTGAGGTGGAAGCATGCTGA
- a CDS encoding FecR domain-containing protein yields the protein MKRIILAAIGTLISLTPGLAQSVISAKAGVIHYVEGDVNVDDTKLVMQTSKFPDLKNHSVLRTAEGRVEILLSPGSFLRLSDSSAVRMESNSLAATKLSLLEGTALVEVAEIAKDTSLELVMGDSTITIRKAGLYRLEMNPPAVKVYNGEVAVNSRNELQRVTEGKMLALSGEMQIAKFDKKQNTDELVQWADRRSATMAMANVHSAKSLGSSFSSGSLSGFSPGMSGGWFYNSYFGMMTFIPFGRSAISPFGYGYYTPVTVISVYRPDYSGSLGGNSGGNGIGGFADRRSVGFDSNLGYNTSSMRSSTGYTGGTGSGPAISGGERGAAAGAAGGGAGRAAGGGGGAAAAGGGRR from the coding sequence ATGAAGAGAATCATCCTAGCAGCCATTGGAACTTTGATCAGTCTCACTCCGGGTTTGGCGCAATCGGTCATCTCCGCCAAAGCGGGTGTCATCCATTACGTCGAAGGCGACGTGAATGTGGACGACACAAAGCTGGTGATGCAGACCAGCAAGTTTCCCGATTTGAAAAATCATTCCGTCTTGCGCACCGCCGAAGGCCGTGTTGAGATTTTGTTGTCTCCCGGTAGCTTCCTGCGCTTGAGCGATAGCAGTGCTGTCCGGATGGAATCGAATTCCCTGGCGGCGACGAAGCTCTCGCTGCTGGAAGGCACCGCACTTGTCGAGGTGGCAGAAATCGCCAAAGACACTTCGCTGGAACTGGTGATGGGCGATAGTACGATCACCATCCGCAAGGCAGGCCTCTACCGCCTTGAAATGAATCCACCCGCAGTGAAGGTTTATAACGGCGAAGTTGCCGTCAACAGCCGGAACGAATTGCAACGGGTGACCGAAGGCAAGATGCTCGCACTCAGCGGTGAGATGCAGATCGCCAAGTTTGATAAGAAGCAAAATACCGATGAACTCGTGCAGTGGGCCGATCGCCGCTCCGCCACCATGGCGATGGCCAATGTTCACTCGGCAAAGTCTCTGGGCAGTAGCTTCTCGAGCGGCTCTTTGAGCGGCTTCAGCCCCGGAATGAGCGGCGGCTGGTTTTACAACTCCTACTTCGGGATGATGACGTTTATTCCATTTGGCCGCAGCGCCATCTCACCCTTTGGCTATGGCTACTACACGCCGGTTACGGTGATCAGCGTGTACCGGCCTGACTATTCGGGCTCTTTAGGTGGGAATTCAGGTGGGAATGGAATTGGCGGTTTTGCCGATCGCCGCTCCGTTGGCTTTGATTCGAACCTCGGATACAACACCTCCTCGATGCGTTCGAGCACCGGTTACACGGGCGGGACAGGTAGCGGGCCGGCCATTTCGGGCGGTGAGCGGGGCGCAGCGGCTGGCGCTGCCGGCGGAGGCGCAGGACGCGCCGCAGGCGGCGGTGGCGGTGCAGCGGCTGCTGGTGGCGGCCGCCGCTAA
- a CDS encoding DUF72 domain-containing protein, protein MFSPNLFEIPEPQIRTRLRNKLRRLAEQEIFVGTSSWKYEGWMGSVYSEERYKTRGKLSRKKFEEQCIAEFAEVFPIVCGDFAFYQFPSQAFWQKLFQTAQPRLRWAFKVPEEVTCRQWPAHARYGARAGYENENFLNADLLQKAFLDSLEPYKDRVSVLIFEFGTMSKAVMPGVDAFIRQINRFLSELPEGWRYAIEIRNPEFLAPDYLACLSSYNVAHVLNAWTRMPEIQQQLKVEDVFTADFSVVRALLRPGRTFEQAVKKFEPYREVQEEFPSVRNSLQEIIARAQRLKQPAYVFVNNRLEGNAPQTIDAVTEAFSVADGSEDRDRGDEFP, encoded by the coding sequence ATGTTTTCCCCCAACCTCTTTGAAATCCCTGAGCCCCAAATTCGCACGCGGCTCAGAAACAAACTCCGTAGACTGGCCGAGCAGGAGATCTTCGTCGGCACCAGCTCGTGGAAATATGAGGGCTGGATGGGATCGGTGTACAGCGAAGAACGTTACAAAACGCGCGGAAAATTGTCGCGCAAGAAGTTTGAAGAGCAGTGCATTGCCGAGTTTGCCGAGGTGTTTCCGATCGTCTGCGGCGACTTTGCGTTCTATCAGTTTCCCTCCCAGGCCTTCTGGCAGAAGCTTTTTCAGACGGCGCAACCGCGGCTGCGCTGGGCCTTCAAGGTTCCCGAGGAAGTGACTTGCCGGCAATGGCCGGCACATGCCCGTTATGGGGCCAGGGCGGGCTATGAGAACGAGAACTTCCTGAATGCCGATCTGTTGCAGAAGGCCTTTCTCGATTCGCTTGAGCCTTACAAGGACCGCGTCAGCGTTTTGATCTTTGAGTTTGGCACGATGTCGAAGGCGGTGATGCCTGGCGTGGATGCATTCATCCGGCAGATCAACCGTTTTCTGAGCGAGTTGCCGGAGGGCTGGCGCTATGCAATTGAGATCCGTAACCCGGAGTTCCTCGCGCCCGACTATCTGGCCTGTCTGAGCTCCTACAATGTCGCGCATGTGCTGAATGCCTGGACCCGGATGCCGGAAATCCAGCAGCAATTGAAGGTGGAGGATGTCTTTACGGCCGACTTCAGCGTGGTACGGGCCCTGTTACGCCCGGGCCGTACCTTTGAACAGGCGGTGAAGAAATTTGAGCCTTACCGGGAGGTGCAGGAAGAATTTCCGTCGGTGCGCAATTCGCTGCAGGAGATCATCGCCCGCGCCCAGCGGCTGAAGCAACCGGCTTATGTGTTTGTGAACAATCGCCTGGAAGGGAATGCGCCGCAGACGATTGATGCGGTGACGGAGGCGTTTTCAGTCGCCGACGGTTCTGAAGACCGCGACCGTGGTGACGAATTCCCCTGA
- the ald gene encoding alanine dehydrogenase: protein MIIGVPKEIKDHETRVGLVPSGVTALVEHGHQVLIESGAGLGSSLTDEEYIEAGATVLPKASEVWAKAEIVVKVKEPQPSECEYFRPGLLLFTYLHLAPLPSLTSKLLKSRVNAVAYETIREADGSLPLLTPMSEVAGRMGVQIGAQYLEGPNGGRGILLGGIPGVAPANVVIIGGGVVGHHAAKIAVGLGAHVTIIDKNLNRLRELDDIYSSQVITLASNVYTVREALRTADLVIGAVLVPGASAPKIVRKDMVSKMKKGSVLVDVAIDQGGCFETSRPTTHTKPIFYVDGVLHYCVTNMPAAVPHTSTFGLTNATIPYLLQIADKGLEKACADAKPIAEGVNTYQGYIVYPGVGESQGREWRTLSSVV, encoded by the coding sequence ATGATCATTGGCGTACCCAAAGAAATCAAGGATCACGAAACCAGAGTTGGCCTTGTGCCAAGCGGTGTTACAGCGCTGGTGGAGCATGGACACCAGGTTCTGATCGAAAGCGGAGCTGGCCTCGGGAGTTCGCTCACCGACGAAGAATATATTGAGGCGGGCGCCACCGTTCTCCCCAAAGCTTCTGAGGTCTGGGCCAAAGCCGAAATTGTCGTCAAGGTGAAAGAACCGCAGCCCAGCGAATGCGAGTACTTCCGTCCTGGCCTTCTCCTCTTCACCTATCTCCACCTAGCCCCCCTCCCGAGCCTCACCAGTAAACTTCTCAAAAGCCGTGTGAATGCGGTAGCCTACGAGACCATTCGCGAAGCGGACGGCTCCCTTCCCCTCCTGACACCGATGAGCGAAGTTGCCGGCAGGATGGGCGTACAGATTGGGGCGCAATACCTCGAAGGGCCCAACGGCGGACGAGGGATTCTGCTCGGAGGAATTCCAGGAGTGGCCCCGGCAAACGTCGTGATCATCGGCGGCGGTGTCGTGGGGCATCATGCGGCCAAGATTGCGGTAGGCCTTGGTGCGCATGTCACCATCATCGACAAGAATCTGAACCGTCTGCGCGAGCTCGACGATATCTATTCCAGCCAGGTGATCACGCTAGCGTCAAATGTCTATACGGTACGCGAGGCACTGCGCACTGCAGACCTGGTGATTGGCGCGGTGCTGGTACCGGGAGCAAGCGCCCCCAAGATTGTCCGGAAGGACATGGTGAGCAAGATGAAGAAAGGTAGCGTCCTGGTGGATGTTGCCATCGATCAGGGGGGCTGCTTTGAGACCAGCCGTCCCACTACTCATACGAAGCCAATTTTTTATGTGGACGGGGTCTTGCACTATTGCGTCACCAATATGCCCGCCGCAGTGCCGCATACCTCTACCTTTGGCCTGACCAACGCCACCATCCCCTATCTGCTCCAGATTGCAGACAAAGGGTTGGAGAAGGCTTGCGCGGATGCGAAGCCCATCGCCGAAGGAGTCAATACCTACCAGGGGTACATCGTGTATCCGGGGGTCGGCGAGTCCCAAGGCCGGGAATGGCGTACCCTCAGTTCTGTGGTTTAA
- a CDS encoding alpha-L-fucosidase, translating into MLGSRNQAERLEWFRDLGFGLFIHWSLDSQLGSEISHSMVGASDDFNRRYVNELPKTFNPYKFNPQDWARLARIAGMKYMVFTAKHHNGFAMFDTATTPFNIMKTPLGRDITGELMSAFRAAGISPGLYFSPDDFWWLLQNGKQLQRNIPAVEPGNNPGLMQHDLAQVRELLTRYGTIDTLFIDGPAKGLRELAWDLNPKIVVTRGGIATPEQFVPGVPLDGAWESNLTMGTSWPYKPTNENYKSGTELISTLIEVRAKGGNLLLNIGPNGDGEIPIEQRQRLEEIGLWMFVNEECIRGVRPWVVTNENDYWFTRKKDSNTVYVIVKQTERWKLGEWKEISLKSIRSTPETRISVLGQNDEVLEYQPNVIPKSTFRQEGETLILRAMRAQRLYTNRQWPNPVVIKLENVRPGLEAPRIETAGHRGNLIEANLLFLGGAASVEVAFEYQDVTGFDLTERPSAWKAIPGQTMTQPGLVQATLPVLQPGHQYEYRSLVRHPLLKIYGATKTIRVP; encoded by the coding sequence GTGCTCGGCTCCAGAAATCAGGCGGAGCGGCTGGAATGGTTCCGCGATCTCGGCTTCGGTCTGTTCATTCATTGGTCCCTTGATTCGCAGCTTGGCTCCGAGATCAGCCACTCGATGGTGGGGGCGAGCGACGACTTCAATCGCCGCTATGTGAATGAACTCCCCAAGACCTTCAATCCCTACAAGTTCAATCCGCAAGACTGGGCCCGCCTGGCCCGCATCGCCGGAATGAAGTATATGGTCTTCACGGCGAAGCACCACAACGGGTTCGCGATGTTCGATACGGCGACCACTCCCTTCAACATCATGAAGACACCACTGGGCCGCGACATCACGGGAGAACTGATGAGTGCTTTTCGCGCGGCAGGGATTTCGCCCGGCCTCTACTTTTCGCCGGATGATTTTTGGTGGTTGCTCCAGAACGGCAAGCAACTCCAGCGCAACATTCCTGCCGTGGAGCCGGGCAACAATCCTGGTCTGATGCAGCACGACCTGGCCCAGGTGCGCGAACTGCTCACCAGATATGGAACGATTGATACCCTCTTTATCGATGGTCCTGCGAAGGGTCTGCGCGAACTCGCCTGGGATCTCAACCCAAAGATTGTGGTGACGCGAGGAGGCATTGCCACACCGGAGCAATTTGTTCCCGGTGTGCCGCTCGATGGCGCCTGGGAGAGCAACTTGACGATGGGGACCTCCTGGCCTTACAAGCCAACAAATGAAAACTACAAAAGCGGTACGGAACTCATCTCGACGCTGATCGAGGTGCGTGCCAAGGGAGGAAACCTGCTGCTGAATATCGGTCCTAACGGAGACGGCGAAATTCCGATCGAACAACGCCAACGGCTGGAAGAGATCGGTCTCTGGATGTTTGTCAATGAAGAGTGCATTCGTGGAGTACGTCCCTGGGTTGTGACCAATGAGAACGACTACTGGTTCACGCGGAAGAAGGATTCGAATACGGTCTACGTCATTGTGAAGCAGACGGAGCGCTGGAAGCTCGGCGAATGGAAAGAGATTTCCCTGAAGAGCATTCGTTCGACCCCGGAAACACGAATCAGCGTTCTGGGACAGAACGATGAGGTGTTGGAATACCAGCCCAATGTGATTCCAAAATCCACGTTCCGCCAGGAAGGTGAAACGCTGATCCTCCGCGCCATGCGGGCCCAACGGCTCTATACCAACCGGCAGTGGCCCAACCCTGTGGTGATCAAGCTGGAAAATGTCCGGCCCGGTCTCGAAGCGCCACGGATTGAGACGGCGGGGCACCGTGGAAATCTGATCGAGGCGAATCTCCTGTTTCTGGGAGGTGCCGCTTCGGTGGAGGTGGCCTTCGAATACCAAGACGTAACGGGCTTTGATTTGACAGAACGGCCAAGCGCCTGGAAAGCGATTCCCGGACAGACGATGACCCAGCCCGGTCTGGTCCAAGCAACTCTGCCGGTGCTACAACCCGGCCATCAGTACGAGTACCGGTCGCTTGTCCGCCACCCTTTGCTGAAAATCTACGGAGCCACCAAGACGATTCGTGTGCCTTAG
- the rplU gene encoding 50S ribosomal protein L21 — MYAVIETAGKQFRVAPGELVRVDTISGEPGTEVEFGKVLMLSGDSGIKAGADAAGLKVTGVITKHGRGAKVIVFKFKRKKQYKRTQGHRQNYTEVKVNAFA; from the coding sequence ATGTATGCAGTGATTGAAACCGCCGGCAAGCAGTTCCGAGTTGCCCCCGGTGAACTAGTCCGTGTGGACACCATCTCCGGCGAGCCCGGAACGGAAGTGGAATTCGGTAAAGTTCTGATGCTCTCGGGTGATTCCGGGATCAAGGCCGGAGCCGACGCTGCTGGTTTGAAAGTGACTGGCGTCATCACCAAGCATGGTCGTGGTGCCAAGGTGATCGTGTTCAAGTTTAAGCGCAAGAAGCAGTACAAGCGCACTCAGGGTCACCGTCAGAATTACACCGAAGTCAAAGTGAACGCGTTCGCGTAA